The Pempheris klunzingeri isolate RE-2024b chromosome 1, fPemKlu1.hap1, whole genome shotgun sequence genome includes a region encoding these proteins:
- the gjd6 gene encoding gap junction protein delta 6 produces the protein MTEWTLLKRLLDAVHQHSTMIGRLWLTVMVIFRLLIVAVATEDVYTDEQEMFVCNTLQPGCSTVCYDAFAPISQPRFWVFHIISVSTPSLCFIIYTWHNLSKLPQNNPRRQGQGLGDIPGQRGLDVERGGGREVYDQSCDSDSCSIRSHKHLGHSLADVLEGITAQNLQRIDPNNMASLSNGRPCILREGSAEGHVVSGGVLSKCYVLHVCLRAVLEVGFVLAQWKLFGFQVPVHFLCTSAPCSQPVDCYVSRPTEKTIFLLFMFCVGVFCILLNLLELNHLGWKKIRQVVRLRERASWGGCHSMKGGYETFPPDSPSLTSSLGFRDVTSTTSLPTLDLVVGHQPDWTCAVDCGRTREPGRVRGTRSEQPKRKDSHKGERQPLKSKREIRGSKPRSAEVWI, from the coding sequence ATGACGGAGTGGACCCTGCTCAAACGCCTTCTGGATGCCGTCCACCAGCACTCCACCATGATCGGTCGCCTGTGGCTCACCGTCATGGTCATCTTCCGGCTGCTCATTGTTGCTGTGGCAACTGAGGACGTGTACACTGACGAACAGGAGATGTTTGTGTGCAACACCCTGCAGCCGGGGTGCTCCACCGTCTGTTACGACGCCTTTGCGCCCATCTCGCAACCTCGCTTCTGGGTCTTCCACATCATCAGCGTCTCGACGCCGTCCCTTTGCTTCATCATTTATACGTGGCACAACCTGTCCAAACTGCCCCAAAACAACCCCCGGAGACAGGGGCAAGGACTAGGCGATATCCCAGGGCAGAGAGGCCTGGATGTAGAGCGAGGTGGTGGACGGGAGGTGTACGATCAGAGCTGCGACTCAGACAGCTGCTCCATCCGCTCCCATAAGCATCTAGGTCACAGCCTGGCGGACGTGCTGGAGGGCATCACCGCACAGAACCTACAGAGGATAGACCCTAACAACATGGCATCCTTGAGCAATGGCCGACCTTGCATCCTTAGGGAGGGGAGTGCAGAGGGTCACGTGGTCTCTGGAGGGGTTCTGTCTAAATGTTATGTCCTCCATGTGTGTTTACGGGCCGTTCTGGAGGTGGGCTTTGTCCTGGCCCAGTGGAAGCTGTTCGGCTTCCAGGTGCCTGTTCATTTCCTTTGTACCTCGGCCCCCTGCAGCCAGCCGGTGGACTGCTACGTCTCCAGGCCCACAGAGAAGACCAtcttcctgctcttcatgtTTTGCGTGGGTGTTTTCTGCATCCTGCTCAATCTGCTTGAGCTCAACCACCTTGGCTGGAAGAAGATCCGCCAGGTGGTGAGGCTGAGGGAGAGGGCGTCCTGGGGAGGCTGCCACAGTATGAAGGGTGGATATGAAACCTTCCCTCCAGACAGCCCCTCTCTCACATCGTCTTTAGGCTTCAGGGACGTGACCAGTACCACCTCACTGCCCACTTTGGACCTGGTGGTGGGGCACCAGCCTGATTGGACCTGTGCTGTGGACTGTGGTCGGACGAGGGAGCCAGGCAGGGTCAGAGGGACAAGATCAGAGCAACCAAAGAGAAAGGACTCCCATAAAGGAGAGAGGCAGCCACTGAAGAGTAAGAGGGAGATCAGAGGGTCCAAGCCGAGGAGCGCTGAGGTCTGGATATAG